The genomic interval AAAAGTTATTTTACCTAATTAACATTTTGAGTTTTACACTTATAAGTCATAGAACTTACTGTTAAAAAATATCTATGACTTACGATAATCGCCGGACTGTTAGAAAGGTTTTAATAATTACCCTGCTGCTAAATTTATTCGTGATGGGGTTAAAGGCTGTTGTGGGTTATTGGACTGGTTCTTTAAGCTTATTAGCTGATGCTTTGCATAGTGTGACAGACAGTGCCAATAATGTTTTAGGATTATTTGCTAGTAAATTTTCTTCGCCACATCCTGACCGTGAACATCCTTACGGACACCAAAAATTTGAAGCGGTGGGAGCTTTAGGAATTGCAGCGTTTTTAGGGATAGCTTGCTTTGAAATTCTTCAAGGAGCAATTGAGCGGATTATAAAAGGTGGTGAACCTGTGAGAATTGCACCGCCTGAGTTGTGGTTATTACTAATAGTTTTGGGCGTAAATATTTTTGTGGCGTTTTACGAACGGAGAGTTGGTCAGCGTGTAGGTAGCCCAATTTTAATTGCTGATGCGATGCACACGATGAGCGATATTTGGGTGACGATTTCGGTAATTTTTG from Aulosira sp. FACHB-615 carries:
- a CDS encoding cation diffusion facilitator family transporter, giving the protein MTYDNRRTVRKVLIITLLLNLFVMGLKAVVGYWTGSLSLLADALHSVTDSANNVLGLFASKFSSPHPDREHPYGHQKFEAVGALGIAAFLGIACFEILQGAIERIIKGGEPVRIAPPELWLLLIVLGVNIFVAFYERRVGQRVGSPILIADAMHTMSDIWVTISVIFGLIGVWLGFQWLDIVLAFPVALLVFWSGWSVLQANLPWLVDQMAIAPEAIHEIATSVPGVINCHDIASRGVLGRQVFIEMHLIVDAPDVETAHQITENVERLLQERFHPVRILIHVEPPEYKSEQISFS